In the Alkaliphilus oremlandii OhILAs genome, one interval contains:
- a CDS encoding IS3-like element ISClsp1 family transposase (programmed frameshift) — protein MSVEKRPRRTYTDEFKNQVVQLYKNGKRKCNITREYDIASSLLDKWIKQADTSGSFKEKDNLTLEQKELIELRKRNKQLEMENDIFKASRADYGTKVNVIRNNAHKYSVSAMCKVLEISRSSYYYESKPKQYESKLTSKIKKIFQESRSNYGTRKIKAVLRDNGYQVSRRRIGRIMKQEGLVSKYTVAQFRPYADKCNESQIENLVKREFDDRSQYNVVVSDLTYVRVGNQWNYICVLVDLFNREIIGYSAGKNKDANLVSKAFARVNTNLKNIQVFHTDRGNEFKNKLLDETLKIFDIKRSLSKKGCPYDNAVAEATFKIIKTEFVKYKVFETLEELQYELADYVNWFNNHRLHSSLGYLTPATFRMNTLKKVV, from the exons ATGTCTGTTGAAAAACGTCCTCGCCGTACCTATACGGATGAGTTTAAAAACCAAGTAGTACAATTATATAAGAATGGAAAACGCAAATGCAATATTACCCGCGAATACGATATTGCTTCTTCTTTATTAGACAAATGGATCAAACAGGCGGATACTAGTGGTTCTTTCAAAGAAAAAGATAATCTTACTCTAGAACAAAAGGAACTAATTGAACTTCGTAAACGCAACAAACAGCTTGAAATGGAAAATGATATTT TTAAAGCAAGCCGCGCTGATTATGGGACGAAAGTAAATGTGATTCGTAACAATGCTCACAAATACTCAGTATCAGCAATGTGCAAGGTCCTAGAAATTTCAAGAAGTAGTTATTACTATGAATCAAAGCCAAAACAGTATGAATCTAAGCTAACTTCCAAAATCAAGAAAATTTTTCAGGAAAGCCGTAGTAATTATGGCACCAGAAAAATCAAAGCAGTTCTTAGAGACAATGGATATCAAGTCTCCCGGCGCAGAATCGGAAGAATCATGAAGCAGGAAGGGTTAGTATCAAAGTATACAGTGGCTCAGTTTAGGCCATATGCAGATAAATGCAACGAATCACAAATAGAAAACTTGGTAAAACGGGAATTCGATGATCGTTCACAATATAATGTAGTTGTAAGTGATTTAACATATGTACGAGTAGGAAATCAATGGAATTACATATGTGTTCTTGTCGACCTATTTAATCGTGAAATCATCGGATATAGTGCAGGTAAAAATAAAGACGCTAACCTAGTTTCAAAGGCATTTGCACGTGTAAATACAAATTTGAAAAATATCCAGGTATTTCATACAGATAGAGGCAATGAATTCAAGAACAAACTTCTGGACGAAACCCTTAAAATATTTGATATAAAGCGCTCCCTTAGCAAGAAAGGATGTCCTTATGATAATGCAGTTGCAGAAGCAACGTTTAAAATCATAAAGACGGAATTTGTAAAATATAAGGTATTTGAAACGCTAGAGGAATTACAATATGAACTGGCTGATTATGTGAACTGGTTTAATAATCACCGACTTCATTCCTCGTTAGGTTATTTAACGCCAGCTACATTCAGAATGAATACCCTTAAAAAAGT
- the istA gene encoding IS21 family transposase: MEQQKYIKKCCINKGESINSVAKKTGHHWSTIKKYVEKEDFNQPIKIRQKRTTKLDKVKPIIDQWLLEDKKAKPKQRHTAKRIYDRLCEEYADIFSASDRTVREYVSKRKKELYDDTEGYVPLNHPGGEAQVDFGEVEFFEKGTKISGFHLNISFPNSNAGYVQLFKGQNLECLLTGLQSIFKHMGKVPNKIWFDNLSPVVSKIEKQGKRKLTEGFERFALHYGFEHNFCNPNSGHEKGSVESKVGYYRRNFLVPIPRFDSIDEFNKKLFVKADEDMKRAHYKKDAYISKLFELERIMMRDG, translated from the coding sequence GTAGCTAAAAAAACTGGACATCATTGGAGTACTATCAAGAAATACGTAGAAAAAGAAGATTTTAATCAGCCCATTAAAATTAGACAGAAACGTACAACAAAGCTAGATAAAGTAAAGCCTATCATTGATCAGTGGCTACTTGAAGATAAAAAAGCAAAACCCAAACAACGCCATACTGCCAAACGCATTTATGACAGACTCTGCGAAGAATATGCTGATATCTTTAGCGCATCGGATAGGACGGTACGTGAATATGTATCGAAAAGAAAAAAAGAACTTTATGATGATACTGAGGGATATGTTCCTCTTAATCACCCTGGCGGGGAAGCCCAAGTTGACTTTGGAGAGGTTGAGTTTTTTGAAAAAGGAACCAAGATATCAGGCTTTCACCTTAATATTTCATTTCCAAACAGCAATGCGGGCTATGTGCAGCTATTTAAAGGACAAAATCTAGAATGTCTATTGACAGGTCTTCAGAGTATTTTCAAGCACATGGGCAAGGTTCCCAACAAAATTTGGTTTGATAATCTTTCTCCAGTTGTAAGTAAAATTGAAAAACAAGGGAAACGGAAATTAACCGAAGGTTTTGAGAGATTTGCCCTACATTATGGCTTTGAACATAACTTTTGTAATCCTAATAGCGGACATGAAAAGGGCTCTGTGGAAAGCAAGGTTGGATATTATAGAAGAAACTTTCTTGTTCCAATACCAAGGTTTGATAGTATTGATGAATTTAATAAGAAGCTTTTTGTCAAAGCTGACGAGGACATGAAAAGAGCTCATTACAAAAAAGATGCCTATATTTCTAAGCTCTTTGAGTTAGAAAGAATTATGATGAGAGATGGATAG